One part of the Lotus japonicus ecotype B-129 chromosome 2, LjGifu_v1.2 genome encodes these proteins:
- the LOC130738664 gene encoding F-box/kelch-repeat protein At3g23880-like, with protein sequence MAPGGDTNDGVFPTPSRKTQRFTTSTGTLTSPSLPSSSNSPGGDLRPPLTLPTLPFELMEVILCRLPVKSLLRFRCVCKSWNLLISDPKFARRHLREFNRYNLIVKSRNHVNSYSHSSTTFNNTMILSSTRLEYPLNRDIRNDLVGSCDGMLCFCAPNGACLVWNPSIRISIELPPLEHIKVESLGFGYDILTETYKVVIVIFASSYHARVVVQTLGTNSWRSIEDFTGHSYFQEFGKFVSGTINWLAGSWSANNWSNLFINSLDLVKESWSKLCLPDVYDPTLGVLRDCLCVLYEKQFFWDVWVMKEHGNNESWTRLFNIPIPVHNGGLGYVPRNHSRNISEDDEGIMLQSLPSFTNLVVYKEYGFNDDIFTIFCIGNNQARMLPEIYHEPVVCAESLISPCFQY encoded by the coding sequence ATGGCACCAGGTGGTGACACGAACGACGGTGTTTTCCCAACTCCATCACGGAAGACTCAGCGGTTCACCACCTCCACCGGAACCCTAACATCACCTTCGCTCCCTTCCTCTTCCAACTCTCCCGGCGGTGACCTTCGTCCGCCGCTGACACTTCCCACACTTCCATTCGAGCTCATGGAAGTTATCCTCTGCAGGCTTCCGGTGAAGTCTCTCTTGCGATTCCGGTGCGTCTGCAAGTCCTGGAATCTCCTGATTTCCGATCCCAAATTCGCCAGAAGGCACCTTCGCGAGTTCAACCGCTACAATCTCATTGTAAAATCCAGGAACCATGTCAACTCTTATTCACACAGCTCCACCACTTTCAACAACACAATGATTCTCAGCTCGACGCGGCTAGAGTACCCTCTCAACCGCGATATCCGTAACGATCTCGTTGGCTCGTGCGATGGTATGCTCTGTTTCTGCGCCCCAAATGGTGCCTGTCTGGTATGGAACCCTTCTATTAGGATATCTATAGAATTGCCACCATTGGAACATATCAAGGTAGAATCGTTAGGGTTTGGTTACGATATTCTCACTGAGACTTACAAGGTGGTAATAGTTATTTTTGCTTCGAGCTACCATGCTCGTGTCGTGGTTCAAACTTTGGGTACCAATTCTTGGAGAAGTATTGAGGATTTTACTGGTCATTCCTACTTTCAGGAATTTGGGAAATTTGTTAGTGGAACAATTAACTGGTTGGCAGGTTCGTGGTCTGCCAATAATTGGTCTAACCTGTTTATTAATTCTCTTGATTTGGTGAAGGAGTCATGGTCTAAACTTTGCCTGCCTGATGTATACGACCCCACATTGGGAGTGTTGAGAGATTGCTTGTGTGTCCTTTATGAAAAGCAATTTTTTTGGGATGTTTGGGTCATGAAGGAGCATGGAAATAATGAGTCATGGACAAGATTGTTCAATATTCCTATTCCTGTTCACAATGGGGGTCTTGGTTATGTTCCGCGTAACCACTCACGTAATATTTCTGAGGATGATGAAGGAATAATGCTGCAATCGCTGCCTTCCtttactaatttagttgtttatAAGGAATATGGCTTCAATGATGATATTTTTACGATTTTTTGTATTGGAAACAACCAAGCTAGGATGCTCCCAGAGATCTACCATGAGCCAGTGGTCTGCGCGGAGAGTTTGATATCACCATGTTTTCAATATTAG